A region of Lepeophtheirus salmonis chromosome 13, UVic_Lsal_1.4, whole genome shotgun sequence DNA encodes the following proteins:
- the LOC121128181 gene encoding cuticle protein 19.8-like gives MVSKAIVLFLVLGSALAAPQYQSPIYTSTQSPEPYSYQYAVQDAESGNDFSAQESSDGQVVSGSYRVLLPDGRVKDVTYHVEGDSGFVADVKYEETPYYAVGPQTKYV, from the coding sequence atggttTCAAAGGCAATCGTTCTCTTTTTGGTTCTTGGATCCGCTCTTGCAGCTCCTCAATACCAAAGTCCCATCTATACATCTACTCAATCCCCTGAGCCCTACTCTTACCAATATGCCGTCCAGGATGCGGAATCTGGAAATGACTTTTCTGCTCAAGAGTCCTCTGATGGACAAGTTGTCTCTGGATCCTACAGAGTACTTCTTCCCGATGGTCGTGTTAAAGATGTAACTTACCATGTGGAAGGAGACAGTGGCTTCGTTGCTGATgtcaaatatgaagaaacacCTTACTATGCTGTTGGTCCCCAAACCAAATATGTCTAA